Proteins encoded within one genomic window of Gigantopelta aegis isolate Gae_Host chromosome 2, Gae_host_genome, whole genome shotgun sequence:
- the LOC121388891 gene encoding zinc finger MYM-type protein 1-like, with amino-acid sequence MDIKKFFTAIPRHAQTLLRVGTTPDSNVEVVGEDVKEKTEKRVTSQTRLPILPPVLYQPRDVNCMPVQRLAKRTLCFQRAWFDSFPWLHFDANVSGVLCFTCAKAACMDLAGMARCSEDTFVSKGFCNWKKAIEKFKIHEKTSAHMISHSNLKFRSSNNDVDAQLSTHHLEEQTKARNALLKIVTTVQYLAQQGLAIRSKESSDGNFMKLLELRSNDDVVLQRWLTRTTSYTSVAVQNELLKIMAHMVLRNICKNVGLFAVIVDGTQDIQGVEQEAICVRYIDDAYDVHEDFIGLYSVSETTGASLSNMLQDALLRLNLPITHLRAQTYDGASNMSGKYQGCQALIKKVQPLANYTHCGAHITHLICAKAIESAPFLRDALNVVQELGGFYNSSGKFKNLYLDLQVMDDSPSPSRLKPLCPTRWLSRGIAVRAVLSNYAHVLEALNEASSTFGSSTADVMVCHVHRNRLAECTARDIAIEFVDGSSDTRRSVLGKF; translated from the coding sequence ATGGACATTAAAAAGTTCTTCACTGCCATACCACGCCATGCCCAGACTCTGTTGCGAGTAGGGACGACACCGGATTCAAATGTCGAAGTTGTTGGTGAAgatgttaaagaaaaaacagagaaaagaGTCACTTCTCAGACACGGTTGCCCATCTTACCGCCAGTGCTGTACCAGCCACGGGACGTCAACTGCATGCCGGTGCAACGGCTCGCTAAACGAACGCTATGTTTTCAGCGCGCGTGGTTCGATAGCTTTCCATGGCTCCACTTTGACGCTAACGTTAGCGGAGTACTCTGCTTTACTTGTGCTAAAGCAGCATGCATGGACTTGGCCGGCATGGCGCGGTGTTCAGAGGACACATTTGTTTCCAAGGGATTTTGCAACTGGAAGAAGGCAATTGAGAAATTCAAAATCCACGAAAAGACATCTGCACATATGATTTCTCATAGCAACCTGAAATTCCGGTCTTCCAACAACGACGTTGACGCACAGTTAAGTACGCACCATCTTGAAGAACAAACGAAGGCGCGCAACGCTCTGCTGAAGATTGTGACGACCGTCCAGTATCTAGCGCAGCAGGGACTGGCAATACGCAGCAAAGAGTCGAGCGACGGTAACTTCATGAAGTTGTTAGAGCTGCGGAGCAACGATGACGTCGTGTTACAGAGGTGGTTGACACGCACAACTTCATACACAAGCGTTGCCGTGCAAAACGAACTGTTAAAAATCATGGCACACATGGTGCTGCGAAATATTTGCAAAAACGTGGGCCTTTTTGCAGTCATTGTCGACGGAACCCAAGACATCCAAGGCGTTGAACAGGAGGCAATATGCGTGCGATATATAGACGACGCTTACGACGTTCACGAGGACTTTATCGGTCTGTACAGCGTATCTGAGACGACTGGTGCCAGCCTCAGCAATATGCTGCAAGACGCGTTGCTCAGACTCAACCTCCCAATCACGCATCTGAGAGCGCAAACGTATGACGGAGCCAGCAATATGTCGGGCAAATACCAAGGCTGCCAAGCACTGATCAAGAAAGTACAACCACTGGCAAACTACACGCATTGCGGTGCACACATCACGCACCTCATCTGTGCGAAGGCCATCGAGAGTGCACCGTTCCTTCGCGATGCTCTTAACGTGGTGCAGGAACTGGGCGGCTTCTACAACTCATCaggcaaatttaaaaatttgtatCTCGATCTGCAAGTTATGGATGATAGCCCTTCCCCTTCACGCCTGAAGCCGCTTTGTCCAACCCGCTGGCTGTCACGTGGGATTGCCGTTAGAGCCGTCCTTAGCAACTACGCACACGTGCTGGAGGCACTGAATGAGGCATCATCTACATTTGGCAGCAGCACAGCAGACGTGATGGTCTGTCATGTGCACAGAAATCGTCTTGCCGAGTGCACTGCACGAGATATCGCAATTGAATTTGTCGATGGATCGAGCGATACACGGCGTAGTGTTTTGGGGAAATTTTAG